The proteins below come from a single Marinobacter bohaiensis genomic window:
- the mlaE gene encoding lipid asymmetry maintenance ABC transporter permease subunit MlaE, producing MIDRVAALGRGTLSVVASVGRSGQFLARSLCAVPHPSTGFPLLVRQIYAVGVLSLAIIVVSGLFIGMVLGLQGYNILTDYGSESAIGQMVALTLVRELGPVVTALLFAGRAGSALTAEIGLMKATEQLSSMEMMGVDPLRRVIAPRFWAGFITLPLLAIIFSVVGILGGYLVGVDWLGVFEGSYWANMQSSVSFGEDVVNGIIKSIVFGFVCSWIAVYQGYDSVPTSEGISSATTKTVVYSSLAVLGLDFILTAVMFGDI from the coding sequence ATGATTGATCGAGTGGCCGCGCTGGGGCGCGGAACCCTGAGTGTGGTGGCGTCGGTGGGGCGCTCCGGCCAGTTCCTGGCGCGCAGCCTGTGCGCCGTGCCGCACCCGTCCACCGGTTTTCCGTTGCTGGTGCGCCAGATCTATGCGGTAGGGGTGCTGTCGTTAGCCATCATCGTGGTGTCCGGGCTGTTTATCGGCATGGTGTTGGGGCTGCAGGGCTACAATATTCTGACCGATTACGGTTCCGAGTCGGCCATTGGACAGATGGTGGCGCTGACGCTGGTGCGTGAACTGGGGCCGGTCGTCACGGCACTGTTGTTCGCCGGGCGGGCTGGTTCCGCGCTGACCGCCGAGATCGGGCTGATGAAGGCCACCGAGCAGCTCTCCAGCATGGAGATGATGGGTGTGGATCCGCTACGCCGGGTCATTGCGCCGCGTTTCTGGGCCGGCTTTATTACGCTGCCTTTGCTGGCGATCATCTTTTCTGTGGTTGGCATCCTGGGCGGTTACCTGGTCGGCGTGGACTGGCTGGGTGTGTTCGAAGGTTCTTACTGGGCCAACATGCAGTCCTCGGTCAGCTTCGGCGAGGATGTGGTGAACGGCATCATCAAGAGCATCGTGTTCGGCTTCGTCTGCAGCTGGATCGCGGTCTACCAGGGGTATGACAGCGTACCCACGTCCGAGGGGATCAGCTCGGCCACCACCAAGACGGTGGTGTATTCCTCGCTGGCCGTTCTGGGGCTTGATTTCATTCTTACAGCAGTCATGTTCGGAGATATCTGA
- the mlaD gene encoding outer membrane lipid asymmetry maintenance protein MlaD: MRQRTVEIVVGAFMVAGCAALLFLALQVSGLTLQSSEPTYKVYANFNDIGGLAVRGQVSMAGVTIGRVTDISLDPDTYQARVEMEINKSVDIIPTDSSAIIRTAGLLGEKYIDVSIGADTSYMADGDTFYGTQSALNIERLISNFASGK, translated from the coding sequence ATGCGTCAGAGAACCGTGGAAATTGTAGTAGGCGCCTTTATGGTGGCGGGCTGTGCGGCCCTGCTGTTCCTGGCGTTGCAGGTTAGCGGGCTGACGCTCCAGTCGTCGGAACCCACCTATAAGGTGTATGCGAATTTCAATGACATCGGCGGCCTTGCCGTCCGCGGGCAGGTATCCATGGCCGGCGTCACCATCGGCCGGGTGACTGACATCAGTCTGGATCCGGACACCTATCAGGCGCGGGTCGAGATGGAAATCAACAAATCGGTCGATATCATCCCCACCGACAGTTCCGCCATTATTCGCACCGCCGGGCTGCTGGGCGAAAAGTACATCGATGTGTCCATCGGTGCCGATACATCGTATATGGCGGATGGTGATACCTTTTATGGCACCCAGTCCGCGCTGAACATCGAACGACTTATTTCCAATTTCGCCTCCGGCAAGTAA
- a CDS encoding MlaC/ttg2D family ABC transporter substrate-binding protein: protein MKAVQTLWLGFLALATMMASLPASADEDLRQYVDDSTQQLVKELDANRDLYGTDPQAFYGKLETALQDFVDFRRIAARVMGRYARQASPEQRDVFVEKFKRSLFDSYAKALVEAEDFDITVQEATVNPNHPDRASVQLEVETAAGNRYPVVYSMYKSDGDRWMMENVIVEGVNIGLAFRDRFAQEMEENRNNVQAVIDGWSDAVEELKLDEEVDKS, encoded by the coding sequence ATGAAAGCAGTGCAAACGCTCTGGCTTGGTTTCTTGGCACTGGCCACCATGATGGCGTCCTTGCCCGCGTCGGCGGATGAGGATCTGCGCCAGTACGTGGACGACAGTACCCAGCAACTGGTGAAGGAACTGGACGCCAATCGCGACCTCTACGGCACGGATCCTCAGGCTTTCTATGGCAAGCTGGAGACGGCGCTGCAGGATTTCGTCGATTTCCGCCGGATCGCGGCTCGGGTGATGGGGCGCTATGCGCGCCAGGCCAGCCCGGAGCAGCGCGACGTTTTCGTCGAGAAATTCAAGCGCAGCCTGTTTGACAGCTACGCCAAGGCGTTGGTCGAAGCCGAAGATTTCGATATCACCGTCCAGGAAGCCACCGTCAACCCCAATCATCCGGACCGGGCGTCGGTTCAGCTTGAAGTGGAGACCGCCGCGGGGAACCGCTACCCGGTTGTCTACTCCATGTACAAGAGTGATGGCGATCGCTGGATGATGGAGAACGTGATCGTCGAAGGGGTTAACATCGGGCTGGCTTTCCGCGACCGTTTTGCCCAGGAAATGGAAGAAAACCGCAACAACGTGCAGGCGGTGATCGACGGTTGGTCCGATGCCGTTGAGGAGCTCAAGCTGGACGAAGAGGTGGATAAATCGTGA
- a CDS encoding STAS domain-containing protein — MTAVEAQPAAEAERAVFRVADDAIEAGMLAVRRDGERHVSSASGTVEYDLEGVQKASSVVLSLMLCWKRAATAQGRGVRFSGISERLLDLARLNRVGDILELDGSALRVSGS; from the coding sequence GTGACCGCCGTCGAGGCGCAGCCCGCGGCCGAGGCGGAACGCGCCGTTTTCCGTGTCGCCGATGACGCCATCGAAGCTGGCATGCTGGCGGTTCGGCGAGACGGCGAGCGCCATGTGAGCAGCGCCTCGGGCACCGTCGAGTACGACCTTGAGGGTGTCCAGAAGGCCAGCAGCGTGGTGCTCTCCCTGATGCTGTGCTGGAAACGGGCGGCGACGGCGCAGGGGCGTGGGGTGCGTTTTTCCGGTATCAGCGAGAGGCTGCTGGACCTGGCGCGATTGAATCGCGTGGGCGACATCCTGGAACTGGATGGCTCCGCGTTGCGCGTCTCCGGCTCCTGA
- a CDS encoding BolA family protein has protein sequence MQAEDVAELVRKELPDCEIQVQNDGNHYLVVAIGERFEGMSPVKKQQLVYAALNEPLAEGTIHALTIKAFTPAQWEARKA, from the coding sequence ATGCAGGCGGAGGACGTCGCAGAGCTGGTTCGCAAAGAGCTGCCTGACTGTGAAATTCAGGTCCAGAACGATGGCAACCACTACCTGGTCGTGGCCATCGGCGAACGATTTGAAGGGATGTCACCGGTCAAGAAGCAGCAGCTGGTCTACGCTGCGCTCAACGAGCCATTGGCGGAGGGAACGATTCACGCCCTGACCATCAAGGCGTTCACTCCGGCCCAGTGGGAAGCCCGCAAGGCCTAA
- the murA gene encoding UDP-N-acetylglucosamine 1-carboxyvinyltransferase, whose product MDKLLIRGRKPLDGEIRISGAKNSALPILAATLLADEPVTVGNLPHLNDITTMIELLGRMGIELMIDEKMSVEIHANTIKEFHAPYELVKTMRASILVLGPLVAHFGQAQVSLPGGCAIGSRPVNLHIQGLEQMGAEVKVENGYINARCDGRLKGAHIFLDTVTVTGTENLMMAAALADGKTILENAAREPEVVDLAECLIAMGADIKGAGTATIEINGVERLHGCHYDVLPDRVETGTYLVAAAATGGRVKLKDTREDLLEAVLLKLEEAGAHISTGKDWIELDMKGNRPKSVNIRTAPYPAFPTDMQAQFAAMNAVAEGSGAIVETVFENRFMHIQELSRMGADISLEGNTAIIRGVESLNGAPVMATDLRASASLVIAGLVAEGDTIVDRIYHIDRGYECIEEKLQLLGASIRRLPA is encoded by the coding sequence GTGGACAAACTACTCATCCGCGGCCGCAAACCGCTGGACGGCGAGATCCGGATTTCCGGCGCAAAGAACTCGGCACTGCCCATCCTGGCGGCGACCCTGCTGGCCGACGAGCCGGTTACGGTCGGCAACCTGCCGCATCTCAACGACATCACTACCATGATCGAGCTGCTCGGCCGCATGGGCATCGAGCTGATGATCGATGAGAAAATGAGCGTGGAGATCCACGCCAACACCATCAAGGAGTTTCACGCGCCTTACGAGCTGGTGAAGACCATGCGCGCGTCGATCCTGGTGTTGGGCCCGCTGGTCGCGCACTTCGGTCAGGCGCAGGTCTCGCTGCCCGGTGGCTGTGCTATCGGTAGCCGCCCGGTCAATCTGCACATCCAGGGGCTGGAGCAGATGGGCGCTGAAGTGAAGGTGGAAAACGGCTATATCAATGCCCGCTGCGACGGCCGCCTCAAGGGCGCGCACATCTTCCTCGATACCGTCACGGTTACCGGCACCGAGAACCTGATGATGGCTGCGGCACTGGCCGACGGCAAGACCATCCTGGAAAACGCGGCGCGTGAGCCGGAAGTGGTGGATCTGGCCGAGTGCCTGATCGCCATGGGCGCGGACATCAAAGGTGCCGGCACGGCGACGATCGAGATCAACGGCGTTGAACGCCTGCACGGCTGCCACTACGACGTGCTGCCGGACCGCGTGGAAACCGGCACCTACCTGGTGGCCGCGGCGGCGACCGGCGGTCGGGTCAAGCTCAAGGACACTCGTGAGGATCTGCTTGAAGCGGTCCTGCTGAAACTGGAGGAAGCGGGCGCCCACATTTCCACCGGCAAGGACTGGATCGAGCTGGACATGAAGGGCAACCGGCCCAAATCCGTCAATATCCGCACGGCGCCGTATCCGGCTTTCCCCACGGATATGCAGGCGCAGTTTGCCGCCATGAACGCGGTGGCCGAGGGCAGTGGCGCGATTGTCGAGACGGTGTTCGAGAACCGCTTCATGCACATCCAGGAACTGAGCCGGATGGGGGCGGATATCTCCCTGGAAGGCAACACGGCGATCATCCGTGGCGTGGAAAGCCTGAACGGAGCACCGGTGATGGCGACCGACCTGCGCGCATCCGCCAGCCTGGTCATCGCTGGCCTGGTGGCGGAAGGGGATACCATCGTCGACCGTATCTATCACATCGATCGCGGCTACGAATGTATCGAAGAGAAGTTGCAGCTGCTCGGCGCGAGCATTCGACGGCTGCCAGCCTGA
- the hisG gene encoding ATP phosphoribosyltransferase, whose translation MTDSITIALSKGRILKETLPLLAEAGVEPIDDIDRSRKLVFPTTDPNVRLLIIRATDVPTYVQYGGADLGVTGKDVLMEHGGAGLYEPLDLNIARCKLMTAAPVGQAPIEGRVRVATKFVNLARQYYASQGRQADIIKLYGAMELAPILNLADEIVDIVDTGNTLKANGLEPRELITHISTRLVANRASMKMKHRALHPIIEQLGEAVARRSDA comes from the coding sequence ATGACCGACAGTATTACCATCGCGCTCTCCAAGGGCCGGATTCTCAAGGAGACCCTGCCACTGCTGGCCGAGGCGGGCGTTGAACCGATCGATGATATCGACCGCTCCCGCAAGCTGGTGTTTCCCACCACCGATCCCAACGTGCGGCTGCTGATTATCCGCGCCACGGACGTGCCGACCTACGTCCAGTACGGTGGTGCCGACCTCGGTGTCACCGGCAAGGATGTGCTGATGGAGCATGGCGGTGCCGGCCTGTATGAGCCGCTGGACCTCAACATCGCGCGCTGCAAGCTGATGACGGCGGCCCCGGTGGGGCAGGCGCCGATCGAGGGGCGCGTCCGGGTGGCCACCAAGTTCGTCAATCTGGCGCGCCAGTACTACGCGTCCCAGGGGCGGCAAGCCGATATCATCAAGCTCTACGGCGCGATGGAGCTGGCTCCGATCCTGAACCTGGCGGACGAGATCGTGGATATCGTCGACACCGGTAACACCTTGAAAGCCAACGGCCTTGAGCCTCGCGAACTGATCACGCACATCAGCACGCGCCTGGTGGCCAACCGCGCCTCCATGAAGATGAAGCACCGGGCCCTGCACCCTATCATTGAGCAACTGGGCGAGGCCGTGGCCCGGCGCAGCGACGCCTGA
- the hisD gene encoding histidinol dehydrogenase, translating into MTEVNVRRLSAADADFQSTLDRLLAWDDSVDHQVNESVRHILHEVKTRGDQAVLELTARFDQVNAGSMAELEMSAERMAQALANIPDDQREALEAAAQRIRDYHERQKASSWQYEESDGTVLGQKVTPLDRAGLYVPGGKAAYPSSVLMNAIPAKVAGVGEVIMVVPTPGGTVNELVLAAARVAGVDRVFTIGGAQAVAALAYGTETIPAVDKIVGPGNIFVATAKREVFGTVGIDMIAGPSEILVICDGQTDPDWIAMDLFSQAEHDEQAQSILISPDADFLDRVEASIRKLLPTMERAEIIATSVSDRAALILVDDLEQAAQVSNRIAPEHLELSIADPEALLPSIRHAGAIFMGRYTAEALGDYCAGPNHVLPTSGTARFSSPLGVYDFQKRSSIIGFSAEGADAMGRVASVLARGEGLTAHARSAEYRVREDGEGGRS; encoded by the coding sequence ATGACCGAGGTAAATGTCCGTCGCCTGTCCGCCGCCGATGCGGATTTCCAGTCCACGCTTGATCGCCTGCTCGCCTGGGATGACAGCGTCGATCATCAGGTGAACGAATCGGTTCGGCATATCCTGCACGAGGTCAAAACCCGTGGGGATCAGGCCGTTCTGGAACTGACCGCCCGTTTTGACCAGGTGAACGCCGGCTCCATGGCGGAACTGGAAATGTCGGCGGAGCGCATGGCCCAGGCGCTGGCCAACATTCCGGACGATCAACGCGAGGCGCTGGAAGCGGCGGCGCAGCGCATTCGTGATTATCACGAACGCCAGAAGGCGTCCTCCTGGCAGTATGAGGAATCGGACGGCACCGTGCTGGGACAGAAGGTGACGCCGCTGGACCGCGCCGGTCTTTATGTGCCGGGCGGCAAGGCCGCCTATCCGTCATCGGTGCTGATGAACGCCATTCCCGCCAAAGTGGCCGGTGTCGGCGAAGTCATCATGGTCGTGCCGACCCCCGGAGGCACGGTGAACGAGCTGGTGCTGGCGGCCGCACGGGTGGCCGGCGTCGATCGGGTGTTCACCATTGGCGGCGCCCAGGCGGTAGCCGCACTGGCCTACGGCACAGAGACCATTCCTGCGGTGGACAAGATCGTCGGCCCCGGCAACATCTTCGTCGCCACCGCCAAGCGCGAAGTCTTCGGCACCGTCGGTATCGACATGATCGCCGGCCCGTCCGAGATTCTGGTGATCTGCGATGGCCAGACCGATCCCGACTGGATTGCCATGGACCTGTTTTCCCAGGCGGAGCACGACGAGCAGGCCCAGTCGATCCTGATCAGCCCGGATGCGGATTTCCTGGACCGGGTGGAAGCGAGCATCCGCAAACTCCTGCCCACCATGGAACGTGCCGAAATCATCGCCACGTCCGTGTCCGACCGGGCGGCTCTGATCCTGGTAGACGATCTGGAGCAGGCGGCGCAGGTGAGCAACCGCATTGCGCCGGAACACCTGGAATTGTCCATCGCCGATCCGGAAGCGCTGTTGCCGTCGATCCGTCACGCTGGTGCCATTTTCATGGGCCGCTATACCGCCGAAGCCCTGGGCGATTACTGCGCCGGGCCGAACCATGTCCTGCCGACCTCCGGCACGGCGCGTTTCTCATCGCCGCTTGGGGTCTACGACTTCCAGAAGCGCTCGTCAATCATCGGTTTCTCGGCCGAGGGGGCTGACGCTATGGGGCGCGTCGCGTCCGTTCTGGCGCGCGGCGAGGGGCTGACGGCGCACGCCCGCTCGGCGGAATACCGGGTGCGTGAAGACGGCGAGGGCGGTCGGTCATGA
- the hisC gene encoding histidinol-phosphate transaminase — protein MSRFWSPLVKDLVPYVPGEQPKLPDLIKLNTNEHPLGPSPQVIEAIRAEAGDSLRLYPDPNGDALKATLADYHGVSTQQVFLGNGSDEVLAHIFYGLFQHGKPILFPDITYSFYPVYCGIYNIDAQPVPVDEHFSIRPEDYRGDCGGIIFPNPNAPTGKALTLSEIEQIVAGNPDVVVVIDEAYVDFGAETAISLVDRYPNLLVTQTLSKSRSLAGLRVGFAIGHEDLVEALERIKNSFNSYPLDRLALVGAVAAYEDEAYFRRATDYVIGERERVTQGLQALGFEVLPSAANFVLARHPAHAGADLAAALRERSIIVRHFNKPRIESFLRITIGSAEQNGRLLGALPDIV, from the coding sequence ATGAGTCGATTCTGGAGTCCCCTGGTCAAGGATCTCGTGCCTTATGTGCCGGGCGAGCAGCCCAAACTTCCGGACCTGATCAAGCTCAATACGAACGAGCATCCGTTGGGACCATCGCCGCAGGTGATCGAGGCGATCCGGGCCGAGGCAGGCGATAGCCTGCGCCTCTACCCGGATCCCAACGGCGATGCCCTCAAAGCAACGCTGGCGGATTACCACGGGGTATCCACTCAGCAGGTCTTCCTGGGCAACGGCTCCGATGAAGTGCTGGCGCATATCTTTTACGGTCTGTTCCAGCACGGCAAACCGATCCTGTTCCCGGACATCACCTACAGTTTCTACCCGGTGTATTGCGGGATCTATAACATCGATGCGCAACCGGTGCCGGTGGACGAGCATTTCTCGATCCGGCCGGAGGATTACCGGGGCGATTGCGGCGGTATCATCTTCCCCAACCCCAATGCGCCCACGGGCAAGGCACTCACCCTGTCGGAGATCGAGCAGATCGTCGCTGGCAACCCCGACGTGGTGGTGGTCATTGATGAGGCCTACGTGGACTTCGGGGCCGAGACGGCCATCAGCCTGGTGGATCGCTATCCCAACCTGCTGGTGACCCAGACGCTGTCTAAGTCGCGCTCGCTGGCTGGGCTCCGGGTCGGCTTTGCCATCGGTCATGAAGATCTGGTCGAGGCGCTGGAGCGGATCAAGAACAGCTTCAACTCCTATCCGCTGGACCGTTTGGCGCTGGTGGGGGCGGTAGCGGCCTACGAGGACGAAGCCTATTTCCGTCGGGCGACGGACTACGTCATCGGCGAGCGGGAGAGGGTGACCCAGGGGCTGCAGGCGCTGGGCTTCGAAGTGCTCCCGTCGGCGGCAAACTTCGTGCTGGCTCGCCACCCAGCTCACGCCGGTGCCGACCTGGCGGCGGCCCTGCGCGAACGCAGCATCATCGTGCGGCACTTCAACAAGCCGCGCATCGAGTCATTCCTGCGGATCACCATCGGCTCGGCCGAACAGAACGGCCGCCTGCTCGGCGCCTTGCCGGACATCGTGTGA
- a CDS encoding Nif3-like dinuclear metal center hexameric protein produces MTETVSRDAIVQRVEQWLEPGRFKDYCPNGLQVEGRDQVAHVVTGVTASQAFIDAALDAGADLLLVHHGYFWKGEDQRVGGMKKRRLQSLLKADVNLLAYHLPLDEHPELGNNRQLADVLGITEAAPLKSDSGLVWIGELPEALSPEQFAGHLENRLARRPLHVGEGSAQIKRVAWCTGAAQGFIDQALAAGADAYLSGEISEPTVHTARECGIHYYSAGHHATERYGVQAVGERLASELGIKHTFIDIDNPV; encoded by the coding sequence ATGACCGAGACCGTCTCACGGGACGCCATCGTCCAACGCGTAGAGCAGTGGCTGGAACCCGGCCGCTTCAAGGATTACTGCCCCAACGGCCTGCAGGTGGAAGGGCGCGACCAGGTGGCTCATGTGGTCACCGGTGTCACCGCCTCCCAGGCTTTCATTGACGCCGCCCTGGACGCCGGCGCGGACCTGCTTCTGGTGCACCACGGCTACTTCTGGAAAGGCGAGGACCAGCGGGTGGGCGGCATGAAGAAGCGGCGCCTGCAGAGCCTGCTGAAGGCCGACGTCAACCTGCTGGCCTATCACCTGCCGCTGGATGAGCATCCGGAGCTGGGCAATAACCGCCAATTGGCGGATGTTCTGGGCATCACCGAGGCTGCCCCCCTCAAGTCGGACAGTGGTCTGGTCTGGATCGGTGAGCTTCCGGAAGCCCTGTCCCCCGAACAGTTTGCGGGGCATCTTGAGAACCGGCTGGCGCGGCGCCCGTTGCACGTCGGGGAAGGGTCTGCACAGATCAAGCGTGTGGCCTGGTGCACCGGCGCTGCGCAGGGCTTCATCGATCAGGCTTTGGCGGCCGGCGCCGATGCTTACCTCAGCGGTGAGATCTCGGAGCCGACCGTGCACACCGCCCGGGAGTGCGGAATCCACTATTATTCCGCCGGGCACCACGCCACCGAACGTTATGGCGTGCAGGCTGTCGGCGAGCGGCTGGCGTCGGAACTGGGGATCAAACACACCTTCATCGACATCGATAACCCGGTGTGA
- a CDS encoding YhcB family protein, with protein sequence MTQLILIALATLVVGLIVGVLIGRSGQSTSLRQRRLEQQIDELRSEYTRYQAQVNEHFMESAHMMRRLNDVYRDVSQHMARGANRLCHDEDWMEELGKKDETARLDSTKDSGFEPPRDYAPKSDPKEKGTLAEDYGLREKSKSE encoded by the coding sequence ATGACGCAACTCATTCTCATCGCTTTAGCCACTCTCGTTGTCGGGCTCATTGTGGGCGTGCTGATTGGCCGCTCCGGCCAGAGCACCAGCTTGCGCCAGCGCCGGCTGGAACAGCAGATTGACGAGTTGCGCAGCGAATACACCCGCTACCAGGCTCAGGTGAATGAGCATTTTATGGAGTCCGCTCACATGATGCGCCGGCTCAACGACGTCTACCGTGACGTCAGCCAGCACATGGCCCGCGGCGCCAACCGCCTGTGTCACGATGAGGACTGGATGGAAGAACTGGGCAAAAAAGACGAAACCGCCCGCCTGGACAGCACCAAGGACAGTGGTTTCGAGCCGCCTCGCGATTACGCGCCCAAGAGCGACCCCAAGGAAAAAGGCACGCTGGCCGAAGACTATGGCCTGCGCGAGAAAAGCAAGTCCGAGTAA
- the zapE gene encoding cell division protein ZapE: MTPWERYQNDLQKDGFEKDAAQADAVRRLQALYDKLVESESQREGTFSRLKRKLRGGDKEPVQGLYFWGGVGRGKTYLMDTFFEALPFERKMRVHFHRFMQRVHNELKTLKGTKNPLETVGQRFADEAAVICFDEFFVSDIGDAMILASLLDTLFRNGVTLVCTSNIVPDGLYKDGLQRARFLPAIDLLNKYTDVVNVDGGVDYRLRTLEQAQLFHSPLGDEAFQSLRHSFRNLADEYRDNVDLEVNGRKMHALSCAEDVIWFDFKALCDGPRSQNDYIELAREYHAVIVSDVPVLGRENDDQTRRFINMVDEFYDRNVKVIISAAAPIHELYSGGRLSFEFERTESRLLEMQSKEYLEAPHKA, translated from the coding sequence ATGACCCCCTGGGAACGATATCAGAACGACCTCCAGAAAGACGGCTTCGAGAAGGACGCAGCACAGGCGGACGCCGTGAGGCGTCTACAGGCACTGTACGACAAACTGGTGGAATCCGAAAGCCAGCGCGAAGGCACCTTCAGCCGCCTCAAGCGCAAGCTGCGCGGTGGCGACAAGGAACCGGTCCAGGGGCTGTATTTCTGGGGCGGTGTGGGGCGCGGTAAGACCTACCTCATGGACACTTTCTTTGAGGCGCTGCCGTTCGAGCGCAAGATGCGTGTGCATTTCCACCGCTTCATGCAGCGCGTCCACAACGAGCTGAAAACCCTGAAAGGCACCAAGAATCCGCTGGAAACGGTCGGTCAGCGCTTTGCCGACGAGGCCGCGGTAATCTGCTTCGACGAGTTCTTCGTGTCGGATATTGGCGACGCCATGATCCTGGCCTCGCTGCTGGATACGCTGTTCCGCAATGGCGTCACACTGGTGTGCACCTCCAACATCGTGCCTGATGGTCTTTATAAGGATGGCCTGCAACGGGCCCGCTTCCTGCCGGCGATCGATCTGCTCAATAAGTACACCGATGTGGTGAACGTCGACGGCGGTGTGGATTACCGGTTGCGCACCCTGGAGCAGGCTCAGCTGTTCCACTCGCCCCTGGGCGACGAAGCGTTCCAGAGCCTGCGTCACAGTTTTCGCAACCTGGCCGATGAATACCGCGATAACGTCGACCTGGAAGTGAACGGCCGCAAGATGCACGCCCTGTCCTGCGCCGAGGATGTCATCTGGTTCGACTTCAAAGCCCTGTGTGACGGGCCGCGCAGCCAGAACGACTACATCGAGCTGGCCCGTGAATACCATGCGGTGATCGTCAGCGACGTCCCGGTGCTGGGGCGTGAAAACGATGACCAGACGCGGCGCTTCATCAACATGGTGGATGAGTTCTACGACCGTAACGTCAAGGTGATCATCTCCGCCGCCGCGCCGATCCACGAACTCTATTCCGGCGGCCGCCTCTCATTCGAATTCGAACGCACCGAGTCACGCCTGCTGGAAATGCAGTCCAAGGAGTATCTGGAAGCACCGCACAAAGCGTAA
- a CDS encoding thiolase family protein, with protein sequence MNSDQVVIVSGVRTPMGGFQGSLSGVGAVELGAVSIAEAVRRASLQPGDVQEVIMGNVLPAGLKQGPARQAMRQAGLPDSAGATTINKLCGSGMKAAMLAHDLIKAGSNDIMVAGGMESMSNAPYVMQGARQGYRMGPGPAPQDHMFLDGLEDAETGRLMGAFAQDMADKKGYTREEMDDYAINSLKRAQEAIRDGLLKEEIVPVTVRTRKGETVVEDDEQPLTANLDKIPTLRPAFKKDGTVTAANASSISDGASALVLMRESEAGHRGLQPMARIVAHATNSQHPSEFTCAPVGAIKSLLDKAGWSKDDVDLFEINEAFAMVAMMPIRELELDPAKVNIHGGACAQGHPVGSTGSRLLVTLMHALRRQGKSRGVAALCIGGGEATAMAIEML encoded by the coding sequence ATGAACAGCGATCAAGTCGTGATTGTCAGCGGCGTGCGTACGCCCATGGGCGGTTTCCAGGGCAGCCTGAGCGGCGTGGGTGCGGTTGAGCTGGGTGCCGTCAGCATCGCCGAGGCGGTACGCCGGGCGTCCCTGCAGCCGGGTGACGTACAGGAAGTCATTATGGGAAACGTGCTGCCGGCTGGCCTCAAGCAGGGCCCCGCGCGGCAGGCCATGCGCCAGGCCGGGTTGCCCGACAGCGCTGGCGCCACCACCATCAACAAACTCTGCGGCTCCGGTATGAAAGCTGCGATGCTGGCCCATGATCTGATCAAGGCAGGCAGCAACGACATCATGGTGGCCGGCGGCATGGAGAGCATGTCCAACGCGCCTTACGTAATGCAGGGAGCCCGTCAGGGCTACCGCATGGGCCCGGGCCCGGCGCCGCAGGACCACATGTTCCTGGACGGTCTGGAGGATGCCGAAACCGGCCGGCTGATGGGGGCATTCGCCCAGGATATGGCGGACAAAAAAGGCTATACCCGTGAAGAGATGGATGACTACGCCATCAACTCGCTCAAGCGCGCTCAGGAGGCCATTCGCGACGGCCTGCTGAAAGAGGAGATCGTTCCGGTCACGGTCCGTACCCGGAAAGGCGAGACGGTTGTCGAGGACGACGAGCAGCCGCTGACGGCTAACCTGGACAAGATTCCCACCCTGCGTCCGGCCTTCAAGAAAGACGGTACCGTCACTGCGGCCAACGCCTCCTCCATCTCCGACGGCGCTTCGGCGCTGGTGCTGATGCGGGAATCGGAAGCTGGGCACCGGGGCCTTCAGCCGATGGCCCGGATCGTGGCCCACGCCACAAACTCGCAACACCCGTCCGAATTCACGTGCGCGCCGGTCGGCGCTATCAAGAGCCTGCTGGATAAAGCGGGCTGGTCAAAGGATGACGTGGATCTGTTCGAGATTAACGAGGCCTTCGCCATGGTGGCCATGATGCCGATCCGTGAGCTGGAACTGGATCCCGCCAAGGTCAACATTCACGGCGGTGCCTGTGCCCAGGGCCACCCGGTGGGCTCCACCGGCTCCCGGCTGCTGGTGACTCTGATGCACGCTCTGCGGCGTCAGGGTAAATCCCGGGGTGTGGCTGCCCTGTGCATTGGCGGCGGCGAGGCCACCGCCATGGCGATCGAGATGCTCTGA